In the genome of Mucilaginibacter sp. 14171R-50, the window CAATTTTTATTTGTTTACCGGTTTGCGCCAACAGGCTCGTACAGGCAAACTGCAGCAGCAATAAGAACGATATTCTTTTCATGAGTTATATTACTATTGGTTAGTTTCAGTTGATGAATTTAAGAAAAAAATTGCCCGTAAAACAAATATTATGTCATAACGACACATTGAATATAAATATACCTACATTTATGTTCAATGAAACCAACCATCACCATTGAATATTGCCCAAAATGTAACTGGCTTATGCGGGCAGCCTATATGGCACAGGAGCTGCTAACAACATTTAGCGACGAGGTTTACGGTGTAACCCTGCAACCCAGCGAAACACCGGGTAAATATAGTATCCGGACGAACGACACCCTTATTTTTGACAGGAAGGAACAGGGACGCTTCCCCGAAATAAAAGAACTGAAACAACTGGTTCGTGATGCGGCCTGCCCCGCAAAGCACCTTGGCCACTCTGATAGCAGCACGGCATAATACTATGTGTGCATATTATGTTGTACAAATTTGTTTATGTAACTTTGTGAATTATATTTATAGATGCTATCTAAAAAAACCAAATACGCCATAAAGGCGCTGGTGGTCATGGGTAAAAACATGGACAAGCCACCCATGCAGATATCAAGGATCGCCGAGCTGGAAAGGATCCCAAAAAAGTTCCTGGAGCAAATACTGCTCGATCTGCGCAACGCCGGCTTCCTGTATAGCAAAAAAGGCGCGGGAGGCGGCTATAGCCTTAACAAAGACCCAAAGGATATTTTCCTGGTAAATATTATGCGCATCACCGATGGCCCTATTGCTATGGTACCATGTGCCAGCTTGAACTTTTATCACCGCTGCGACGAATGCCACCAGGAACACACCTGCGGCATACGCGACGTGTTCATCGAGGTACGCGATGCATCGCTAAAAATACTATCAGAAACCAGCATTGCCGATATTATTTCCCGCGAAACCACGCTTATAAGTCATGAATAATCAGGATAAATGCTAAACACTAAATCTTAAACGCTAGATTCTAAACTTTAAATTCTGAACTTAAATCCTGAAGTAAGATCCCAGGTTTTAAAAACTGACATGTATGGGTTTAGACCAACCTCTGATCCCCAATCTCTAATCACTACTCCCTAATCTTCGTTCAATTTTTCCGAGATATTCTTGATCGATTCATCGAGCAGGGAAGCTGACTGATATAAAAAGGATTCTATCTGATCATATTCTTCTACACGATTCTCGCTGTTCTTCAGAATATCTATCATGCCCAGTATATTGGTAAGGTGCTTGCGTATCTCGTGGGAGTTGATAAATGCGAGCTCTTCTTTTTTCGCTTCAAATAAAAGTCTTTCGTAATGCCTTTTTTGTTTAACGTTACGGTAAAACAATCCTATGGCGATAATACTCAGTGCCGCTATCAATACAATAAACAAAAGCCATAAGCGCTCGCGCTTGTACACCTCGGCTTTTTGTTGATACAAACTTTCGGTTTCGTCAATTTTTATTTGCGATGAAATATTTCCTACCTGTGTTAACCGGATGTTGTTCTCTTGCGATTGCTTAAGCGCAAGCATAAAATTGTATGATGATGTTTTATAATCACCCTTTTTGCCGGCAATCCATGCCAGGGTTTCATACAGATGGTATTTTATTTCGGGGTGGTTGTTCTCTGTATCGGCTATCAGCAACTTTTCTATAATATGTTTGGCGGAATCTAATTGTCCGCTCATGTAATACGCGTCGGCCAGGTGCTGGTTTTCCAGGCTGCTGACTACATAATCTTTGCTTTTTTGCAGGTCTTTGATCTGTGTGATAGCCAAATCATAGTTATGCTGCAACAACGTAATATAATATCCAACACGTTTGCGGTAAGTAAACAGCTTATAGTTTTCGTTCTCGGACCCGTTAAGCCTTTTGTAGTACTCTTTTAACGAATCTAACTTATTCATCCTGAAGAAATTTTCAGACTTATTATAAAATATTACGCTCGATAAAAGGCGCTTGCTGGTACTATCATTCAATAACAACTTCCAGGCACGGTCAAGATAATTCAAGGATTGTGAATAAAATCCCGATTTATAAAAAAGGTCGGAGATGTTTATATTCAGGGATGCCTCGCGGCGGTTATCTTTAAAGTTGTCCTTCAGTTTCTTTACCTCGATAGTTGCAAGGCGATAATTATAAATAGCGCCGATATAATCGCCCTTATCGGTAAGTATAAACCCTAAATGGCTTAACATCAAAAAAGAAAGGTAGTTCCGGCTGTTTTTTTGCGCTATCTGCAGCGCCCGGGTAACATAGGTTTCCGCGCTTTTATAATCCCGCAGTTTGTTGTAGGATACTCCTTTTACAAACAGCGAAAATATCTCTCTATTGGGCAGGTTATACTTTAGAAAATAGCTGTCGAAAGTATCCTGCAAAGCCACAAGCTGGCTGCTATCTGCCCCCTGGACGCAGTTTTTTGTAAATGTGATCAACCTTTTTTGGCGCAAAAAGGTATCCTGCAGGGTAAGTATCTCCTTTAGCGTATCTTTATTGATGATCTGATTTTTTGGCTGTACCCCAACCACTTGCCATGCGTTTGCATGTACAAATTGGCCGGAAAATACTATTAAAATCAGAGCGATGATAAGCCTTTTAAGCATACACGTTTTAATGATTAAATTTACAGTTGCCTGCGTTAAAAACAAATTTATATTGATGCAACTTGAAAAGTTTTTTTGCGTATAAAAGAACAATTAATTTATAGATTTGTAATACATATAATTATCTATATATTTGTAAAATATCACAAGGACTATTTATATCATCATGAAAAAGATTATTTACATATTACTGGCCTTTTTAATTGTAAGCGTTTACGCTTGCCAAAAGGACAATACGGCTCCGGGCACGAATGCAAATAAAGGCCTTAATGCTACAATGAAGCTTAAAAAAGACACTACGCCACCTGAATTTTTTAAGACAACGGTGAAAAAGGACACCACTCCTCCTGAGTTCAAAAAAAGCACGGTAAGAGATACTACTCCTCCCGAGTTTTTAAATAAATAAAAAAAAAGAAGCGCCTTTATAAACAAAGGCGCTTCTTTTTTAGCTGTCAAATTTCTCCAGCAGCTTTAGCAGGGTTTCAAAATCCTTTGGGTACGGCGCATGCACGGTAATATCCCGGCCCGACGGCAACTTAAAACTCACCTCGTAGGCATGCAGGGCAAAGCGTTTCATGATAGGTAACTCTTCCTGGTCCTTCCCCAAAATATATTTACGCTTGATTTTAGAAAGGAACACCTGCTGACCCTTATACATCTCGTCGCCGGCAATTGAGGCGCGTTGCGTGGCCAGGTGTATGCGTATCTGGTGCATACGACCTGTAACCGGGCGGCACTCTACCAACGTGTAGTGTTTGAAATACTTTAGCGATTGGAACCAGGTTTCGGCACGCTTGCCTTCCTGGCGGCTAATGGTTACGTTTCCCTTTCCTACATTCAGTATAGGCAGATCTATCAGCAAGCTTTCAAAAACGTGCGTGCCGTCAATAACTGCGTGGTAAACCTTTTTTACTCTGCGTTTTTCAAACTGGATTGAAACATCGCGGTACGCTTCAGGATTTTTAGCGATAATTAGCGCGCCCGATGTTTCTTTATCAAGGCGGTGGCATATTTGCGCGTCGGCGGTGTACTGCTTTGCCAGGCGCAGCATGTTTATCTCGCCACCTTCGCGCTCGTCAAGCGAACTGATGAACGGCGGTTTATTAACCACAATGATATCGTCATCCTCAAATAATATCAGGTCGGAAAACTTTGGAAATTTCATAGCCCGCAAAAATACGGTTAATTAAATTAATTGTGCTATATACCGCTTTATCGGCGTCTGGTGCATTTTCAGCCCCCCGTCGGGCTAAAAACAATTCTGATAATGCAATGTTAAACACCTAATAATCATCCACCTAAAACAAAGCATCATGAGCACAAAAAAAACACAGCCCGAACAAAAGGGTTTTTTTGAAAAGATAAAAGAAACCATCGAAGAATTTTGGGATGGCACTAAGGAGACCGCCGAAGACCTGAAAGAAAAAACCGAAGATAAATTTGACGATTTAAAGGATAAGGCTGAAGATAAAATTGCAGACCTGAAAGAGAAAGTTGCTGCTAAAAAAACAAGCACTACCAAGAAAGCCGCTGCTGCTAAAACAGTTGTTGAACGGGCAACGGCTGCAAAAAAAGTAGTGGTAGCCAAAAAAGCCGGCGTGGCAGCAAATAAAGCAAAAAAAGAAGCCGCTGATATTAAGGCATCTGCAGAGGCGAAAGCTAAGGCGGTGACCGATAAAGCTAAAAGTACCGTGGCCGCTGCCAAAAAAACCGCTACGGAGGTTAAAGCAAAAGCCGCAACAAAAGCTAAAACAATAACTGATAAGGCCAAAACAGAAACCGCGGCCGCGAAAAAAGCCGCAAAGCCAAAAGCTGCGCCAAAAACGGCGCCTGCAAAAGGTAAAGCCGCTGCAGCTAAATAAACTTTAGCTTATAATAAAAATGCCTCCCGAAATCGGGAGGCATTTTTATTATGCTTCAAACTTGTAACCTACGCCTTTTACTGTAGATACGCAGTCGTCACCGAGCTTTTCGCGCAGCTTGCGCACATGCACATCTATGGTTCGGTTGGTAACTACTACCGAATCTTCCCAGATGTTTTTAAGTATCACCTCGCGGGTGTAAACTTTACCGGGTTTTGAAGCCAGCAGGTAAAGCAGTTCAAATTCCTTTTTGGCTAAAACCACCTTTACCCCTTTTTTATAAACCAGGTATGCTTCGCGGTCTATCACCAGGTCGCCTATTTCCAGTTTGTTATCAATAACCTCCTCGGGCGGCGCATTACGACGAAGGATGGCGTTGATACGGCTAACCAGCGCGCGTGGCTTAATGGGTTTTGCTATGTAGTCGTCGGCGCCAACATTAAAGCCTGCAATTTCTGAGTACTCTTCGCTTCGGGCGGTTAAAAATACCATAAAGGTATTTTTAAACTCAGGCATAGTACGCATAATGCGGCAGGCTTCTATCCCGTCCATCTTGGGCATCATTATATCTAATACGATCAGGTCGGGCTGTGTACGCTTTGCTTCGGCAACAGCTTCCTGCCCGTTCCGGGCCGAATATACCTGGTAACCTTCTTTTTTAAGGTTATACTCTATCAGCTCTAAAATATCCGGCTCATCGTCAACAATTAATATCTTTTGTTTACTGGTGCTCATGTATATTTAATTTTGCATAAAAGTATAAGCTTAATAGAAGCTTATGGTTAACCCAATATTAACAAATTGTTAAATACTACCTTAAGTTAACTTTTAATTGAGACTATTTAAATGTTTTCTTTAAAAAATCTTCAAGATCGGCGCCGGTAACATTTTTGGCAACAATTACACCCTGCGGGTCAATTATAAAGTTCGAAGGGATCGCTTCAATATGATACAGCCTTTCGGTAGGACCTTCGAACCTTTGCAGGTCTGATACGTGTGTCCAGGTAAGCCTGTCGGCGTTAACCGCCTGTTGCCAATCTTTTTTTTCGGTATCGAGTGATACCCCCAAAATGTTAAAGCCCTTATCCTTGTACATCGCGTATTGCTTAACCACATTGGGGTTTTCCTGCCTGCAGGGCGCGCACCACGACGCCCAAAAATCAAGCATCACATACTTACCTTTATAATCAGATAATTTTACCGGCTTGCCATCAATACTGTTTATTGTAAATTCGGGCGCTTTGTGGCCAACTGATATAGGTTTTATAGCCGCCATTTGGCGCAAAAAGGTTTGCACAGCCGGGTTGTCTTTAAAATCATCCTTAATATCGTCGGCATAAGCCACTAACTGTTGTTCGTATTTGTATTGATCAAGCGATGTTGCGGCGTAAAATCCGGCAAGCGATTTTTTATTCTGATCAACAAATTTTAAAACTTCGGCGCTGTAATCGTTCATGTTTTTTTGAAACATGGGGATATACACCTTCAGCAACGAGTCGGATTCTTTGCCCAGCGCAGCTGCCTTTGCGGTGTACTCATCAGATAGCTTCGTACTCCTGTCGCCATAAATATTGCTGATCTTGTTGAATTCCTTGATTTTTTCCGAGGTCTCTGATCCGTTTACCTCGTAGGAGTGATTTACATCGGCAAGGTCAGTTTTAAAAGTTATGGCATCGCCATTCTGTGCTACCACATCGTACACGTTGCCTGCAATACGCAGTTTATATAAATTTGCGTAGGGAGTAGCGCGCTTAAACTGAAATTCGTTATTCGCACCTAAGGTTGTTGAATCAACAACGTTTACCTGGGTACTATCCGCGGCAAGCAGGTATATCTTTTTTAACGCGCCGGGATTCTCTAATTTGCCCGAAATGGTAAATGTGGTTGATTCTTTGCACGAAACTATAAAAAACAGTGCCGCAAGGGCAATGCCGGTAATCAAACGGTTCTTCATATTATTTTGATTCTAATTCTTTTATTAATAGCTGGTTGGTTTTCTGGGGGTCTATCTTTCCTTTAGAAAGCTTCATAACTTCGCCCATAAACAAGCCTAAAACGCCCTTTTTACCCTTTTGGTATTCTTTTACCTTCTCGGGATATTTAGCCAGCGCGGCGCGTATAAAGCCATCCAACTGGCCGGTGTCCTCGCTGATAATCAGGTTTAGTTCTTTGGCTAATTGGTCGGCGGTTTTGTCATTTCCTTTCACCAGAGCCGGGAAAAGTTTTTGCGCGGCGATTGAATTGTTGACCTTACCGTCGTCTACCAGTTTTATTAGCTCCGCAAGGGCAACCGGTTTTATGCCTATATCAGCTATACTGATATTATTGTCGTTGATGTAAGAGCGCACGGCACCCATAACCCAGTTTGCTGCCGACTTATAATTTGTGGTATGCTTTATCAAATCCTCAAAATAAGCGGCGAACTCCTTATCGGCTATGATAACACCCGCGTCGTAATCTGATAAACCCAGCTTAGTGGTATATTTTTCGAAGAGCTGGTTTGGCAGTGCGGGCATGCTATCGCGTACTTGCTGTACGTAAGCTTCGGTCAACTGT includes:
- a CDS encoding SelT/SelW/SelH family protein, which gives rise to MKPTITIEYCPKCNWLMRAAYMAQELLTTFSDEVYGVTLQPSETPGKYSIRTNDTLIFDRKEQGRFPEIKELKQLVRDAACPAKHLGHSDSSTA
- a CDS encoding Rrf2 family transcriptional regulator yields the protein MLSKKTKYAIKALVVMGKNMDKPPMQISRIAELERIPKKFLEQILLDLRNAGFLYSKKGAGGGYSLNKDPKDIFLVNIMRITDGPIAMVPCASLNFYHRCDECHQEHTCGIRDVFIEVRDASLKILSETSIADIISRETTLISHE
- a CDS encoding lipopolysaccharide assembly protein LapB; the encoded protein is MLKRLIIALILIVFSGQFVHANAWQVVGVQPKNQIINKDTLKEILTLQDTFLRQKRLITFTKNCVQGADSSQLVALQDTFDSYFLKYNLPNREIFSLFVKGVSYNKLRDYKSAETYVTRALQIAQKNSRNYLSFLMLSHLGFILTDKGDYIGAIYNYRLATIEVKKLKDNFKDNRREASLNINISDLFYKSGFYSQSLNYLDRAWKLLLNDSTSKRLLSSVIFYNKSENFFRMNKLDSLKEYYKRLNGSENENYKLFTYRKRVGYYITLLQHNYDLAITQIKDLQKSKDYVVSSLENQHLADAYYMSGQLDSAKHIIEKLLIADTENNHPEIKYHLYETLAWIAGKKGDYKTSSYNFMLALKQSQENNIRLTQVGNISSQIKIDETESLYQQKAEVYKRERLWLLFIVLIAALSIIAIGLFYRNVKQKRHYERLLFEAKKEELAFINSHEIRKHLTNILGMIDILKNSENRVEEYDQIESFLYQSASLLDESIKNISEKLNED
- a CDS encoding RluA family pseudouridine synthase; this encodes MKFPKFSDLILFEDDDIIVVNKPPFISSLDEREGGEINMLRLAKQYTADAQICHRLDKETSGALIIAKNPEAYRDVSIQFEKRRVKKVYHAVIDGTHVFESLLIDLPILNVGKGNVTISRQEGKRAETWFQSLKYFKHYTLVECRPVTGRMHQIRIHLATQRASIAGDEMYKGQQVFLSKIKRKYILGKDQEELPIMKRFALHAYEVSFKLPSGRDITVHAPYPKDFETLLKLLEKFDS
- a CDS encoding response regulator transcription factor, with product MSTSKQKILIVDDEPDILELIEYNLKKEGYQVYSARNGQEAVAEAKRTQPDLIVLDIMMPKMDGIEACRIMRTMPEFKNTFMVFLTARSEEYSEIAGFNVGADDYIAKPIKPRALVSRINAILRRNAPPEEVIDNKLEIGDLVIDREAYLVYKKGVKVVLAKKEFELLYLLASKPGKVYTREVILKNIWEDSVVVTNRTIDVHVRKLREKLGDDCVSTVKGVGYKFEA
- a CDS encoding TlpA disulfide reductase family protein, with amino-acid sequence MKNRLITGIALAALFFIVSCKESTTFTISGKLENPGALKKIYLLAADSTQVNVVDSTTLGANNEFQFKRATPYANLYKLRIAGNVYDVVAQNGDAITFKTDLADVNHSYEVNGSETSEKIKEFNKISNIYGDRSTKLSDEYTAKAAALGKESDSLLKVYIPMFQKNMNDYSAEVLKFVDQNKKSLAGFYAATSLDQYKYEQQLVAYADDIKDDFKDNPAVQTFLRQMAAIKPISVGHKAPEFTINSIDGKPVKLSDYKGKYVMLDFWASWCAPCRQENPNVVKQYAMYKDKGFNILGVSLDTEKKDWQQAVNADRLTWTHVSDLQRFEGPTERLYHIEAIPSNFIIDPQGVIVAKNVTGADLEDFLKKTFK